The Montipora capricornis isolate CH-2021 chromosome 6, ASM3666992v2, whole genome shotgun sequence genome has a window encoding:
- the LOC138052015 gene encoding uncharacterized protein: LVALADSVRAAPQYNFQGAKRTLTTAFNLERWNYYLKDYKDVIVTAFLQYGWPINHSAYQLPRSTLQNHPSVRQNPALLRDYIAKELQCQAVIGPFQCNPFSTDCVISPLQSVAKRDSSVPRVVHDLSFPPGQSVNDGIARDEYLSQPFHLRLPGIDRLVEFINSKGPGCLVFKKDLKRAYRQIPVDPNDYHLLGMCIDGQFYFHTVMPFGLRSATLACQQTTKAVSYVLNKEGILVHVYIDDFYGAETQELAGPSFARMTQLFSELGLQSSPDKDTPPTHEMTCLGVCVNTLDMTLTVPDFRLEELQDLLSSWLNKTHFSKRELQQLLGKLAFVTACVRPGRAFSCRLINALRSCFARPRHQQYPVTDAIRGHLVWWKHFLQHYNGVSVIPTNVTVSNPDLFACDACLDACGAVCFGEFFHALFPPFIATQKLNINQLELLTILVSLKWWQDRLRGCTVEILTDNQVSVYALNNQRSSDHFMQCCLREIWLLLALNNIHLVARHICGITNVLADSLSRYHLADTYAAYVEHAVTSLDLRQVFPDDSMFAFTAY; this comes from the coding sequence TTAGTCGCTCTTGCCGACTCCGTGAGAGCAGCTCCCCAGTACAATTTTCAGGGAGCAAAACGCACTTTGACGACAGCGTTTAATCTTGAACGTTGGAATTATTATCTCAAAGACTATAAGGATGTCATTGTTACTGCCTTTTTGCAATATGGCTGGCCTATCAATCATTCAGCGTATCAACTTCCTCGCTCAACGCTTCAAAATCATCCCTCTGTTCGTCAGAACCCCGCATTACTTCGTGATTACATCGCAAAAGAGCTCCAATGCCAAGCGGTCATAGGACCCTTTCAGTGCAACCCTTTCAGCACAGACTGTGTAATTTCACCCCTGCAAAGTGTGGCTAAACGCGATTCGAGCGTTCCGCGCGTGGTTCACGACCTCAGTTTTCCTCCTGGGCAATCTGTTAACGACGGAATCGCACGTGATGAATACTTAAGCCAACCTTTTCATCTACGTTTACCGGGTATTGATCGACTAGTGGAGTTTATCAACAGCAAGGGACCCGGTTGCCTCGTGTTTAAAAAAGACCTTAAGCGTGCTTACAGGCAAATTCCTGTGGATCCTAACGATTACCACCTGCTTGGAATGTGCATAGATGGACAGTTTTATTTCCATACCGTCATGCCGTTTGGTCTCCGTTCAGCTACTCTAGCTTGCCAGCAGACAACGAAAGCGGTTTCTTATGTCCTGAACAAAGAAGGCATCTTAGTACATGTCTATATTGACGATTTTTACGGGGCAGAAACTCAAGAACTCGCCGGACCTTCTTTCGCTCGCATGACACAGTTGTTCTCAGAGCTCGGATTGCAATCATCGCCCGACAAAGACACTCCGCCAACTCATGAAATGACCTGCTTAGGAGTTTGTGTCAACACTTTAGACATGACATTAACTGTTCCAGACTTCCGACTGGAAGAACTCCAGGATCTCCTCTCTTCGTGGCTAAACAAGACACATTTCTCTAAGCGAGAGTTACAACAACTATTAGGAAAGCTAGCCTTTGTTACTGCTTGTGTTCGTCCCGGGCGCGCTTTCAGCTGTCGTTTAATTAACGCGTTACGTTCGTGTTTTGCTCGCCCCAGACATCAGCAGTATCCTGTCACTGACGCGATCCGCGGGCACCTCGTTTGGTGGAAACATTTCCTTCAACACTACAATGGTGTTTCCGTGATTCCGACGAACGTGACTGTTTCCAATCCCGATTTATTTGCATGTGATGCTTGTCTTGATGCCTGTGGTgcggtttgttttggagaattTTTCCACGCCCTATTTCCGCCTTTCATTGCTACTCAAAAACTGAACATTAACCAGTTAGAGTTGCTCACCATCCTCGTATCTTTAAAGTGGTGGCAAGATCGATTGCGTGGCTGTACTGTTGAGATCCTGACAGACAATCAGGTCAGCGTATACGCGCTTAACAATCAGCGGTCTTCAGATCATTTCATGCAGTGTTGTCTCCGAGAAATTTGGTTGCTGTTAGCTCTGAACAATATCCATTTAGTCGCGCGCCACATCTGTGGTATAACCAATGTGTTAGCTGATTCTTTAAGCCGCTATCATTTAGCTGACACTTACGCGGCCTACGTGGAGCATGCGGTAACATCCCTGGATCTCCGCCAAGTTTTCCCTGATGATTCGATGTTCGCTTTCACCGCATATTAG
- the LOC138051014 gene encoding uncharacterized protein, giving the protein FQNSIICFTISFADPNDPLQSLQQYLGSIQTHAFRDSTKRSMRTYLHSYLLFCQYFKVNPFPVSKTMYLLYLVFLSRSLSSYRSVVNYLGIITHINRSLGASLAFLQNYDVYLAKRAVRRILGDCVAHKEPITIEILLKLLSQFDFHNHLHVCMRALFLVAFFSFLRISNLVPYKLSDIADPQACHLTPSNVTFTSQGALLRITHTKTIQFRERQLEIPLPRIPGSPLCPVTALQQYLASVQLPPSSPLFVCKSQGAYRPILAHQYNAFIKASLSAIGVNPAHFSSHSFRRGGATFAFCREAPTAFIKAQGDWKSDAYLVYLTLSTANKFKILNSITSRLSPTP; this is encoded by the coding sequence TTTCAGAATTCTATTATTTGTTTCACTATTTCATTCGCAGATCCCAACGACCCCTTACAGTCTTTGCAGCAGTACCTGGGATCCATTCAGACTCACGCATTTCGTGATTCTACGAAGCGCTCCATGAGAACTTATTTGCATagttatttgttgttttgtcaGTATTTCAAGGTTAATCCTTTTCCGGTATCTAAAACCATGTATTTACTTTATCTAGTTTTTTTGTCGCGATCATTATCTTCGTATCGTTCAGTAGTCAATTATTTAGGAATAATCACGCACATTAATCGCTCGCTTGGGGCCAGTCTTGCTTTCcttcaaaattatgatgtttaTCTTGCCAAACGCGCGGTACGTCGGATTTTGGGAGATTGTGTAGCCCACAAAGAACCGATCACTATTGAgattcttttaaaattattaagtcAATTCGATTTCCACAATCATTTGCATGTTTGTATGCGCGCTCTGTTTTTAGTAGCTTTCTTTTCGTTCTTGCGGATATCCAATTTAGTGCCCTATAAGTTGTCCGACATCGCCGATCCGCAGGCTTGTCACTTAACACCCTCTAACGTCACTTTCACCTCACAGGGGGCTTTGTTACGTATCACACATACCAAGACTATACAATTTCGCGAGCGGCAGTTAGAAATTCCCTTGCCCCGTATTCCGGGTTCTCCTCTTTGCCCGGTGACTGCGCTCCAACAGTATTTAGCCAGTGTCCAGCTACCACCTAGTTCTCCTTTATTTGTTTGTAAATCGCAGGGCGCTTATAGGCCTATCCTGGCTCACCAGTATAACGCCTTTATTAAGGCATCACTCTCGGCTATTGGTGTCAATCCGGCGCATTTTTCCTCGCATAGCTTTCGTAGAGGTGGTGCGACCTTTGCTTTCTGCCGTGAAGCACCTACAGCATTTATTAAAGCACAAGGCGACTGGAAGAGTGACGCTTATTTAGTTTATCTCACTCTGTCCACCGCCAATAAATTTAAAATCCTCAATTCAATCACAAGCAGACTTTCACCCACTCCTTAA